In one window of Anser cygnoides isolate HZ-2024a breed goose chromosome 3, Taihu_goose_T2T_genome, whole genome shotgun sequence DNA:
- the LOC106032501 gene encoding LOW QUALITY PROTEIN: pantetheinase-like (The sequence of the model RefSeq protein was modified relative to this genomic sequence to represent the inferred CDS: deleted 1 base in 1 codon): MGLLRVRASAVVLVLSALEAWALDSYIAAVYEHSVLLSEDTEKPASPEEALMLMDRNMDVLEVAIKEAARQGAHIIVTPEDGIYGWVFTRETVYPYLEDIPDPQVDWIPCADPERFAPSPVQKRLSCLARNNSIYVVANMGDKKPCNSSDPRCPTDGHYQYNTNVVFDSEGKLVARYHKYNLFVTEKQFNYPKDPEFVTFNTSFGYFGIFTCADILFHDPAVVLASRFQVDTILFPTAWVNTLPLLSAVQFHSAWAMGMGINFLSANTRNSTLDMTGSGIYAPDGPRTYYYNTETENGHLLVTELSSRPRLSPGYPPAVNWKLYASSINWLPSNDHYFSGVVYHDLFSFTELTEPEGNRAICQKDLCCHLSYKMTEKQKDDVYVLGAFDGLHVVEGEYYLQVCTLLKCRSTDPSTCGQPVETAQTKFDMFSLSGTFGTNYVFPEVLHSGVQLAPGEFEVLSDGRVISRTGTSEPVLSITLFGRWYEKDPPHTEQASP; encoded by the exons ATGGGGCTTTTGAGGGTTCGCGCCTCCGCTGTGGTTTTGGTGCTGTCTGCTCTTGAGGCCTGGGCCCTGGACAGCTACATTGCAGCCGTCTATGAGCACAGCGTGCTCTTGTCAGAGGACACTGAAAAGCCTGCTTCTCCTGAGGAGGCCTTGATGCTGATGGACAGAAACATGGATGTTTTGGAAGTGGCCATCAAAGAAGCAGCCAGACAG GGTGCCCACATCATTGTGACTCCTGAAGATGGCATTTATGGCTGGGTGTTCACAAGGGAGACGGTATACCCTTATCTTGAAGATATTCCAGACCCACAGGTGGACTGGATTCCATGTGCTGATCCTGAAAG ATTTGCTCCTTCACCAGTGCAGAAAAGACTGAGCTGCCTGGCAAGGAATAACTCCATCTATGTGGTTGCAAATATGGGAGACAAGAAGCCATGTAATTCCAGTGACCCAAGGTGCCCAACTGATGGTCATTACCAGTACAACACCAACGTTGTCTTTGATTCAGAAGGGAAACTGGTGGCTCGTTATCACAAG TATAACCTTTTTGTGACAGAGAAACAGTTTAATTATCCCAAGGATCCAGAATTTGTGACTTTCAATACATCCTTTGGATATTTCGGCATTTTTACTTGTGCAGACATACTCTTTCATGACCCAGCTGTGGTCCTGGCAAGCAGATTTCAGGTTGACACAATTCTGTTCCCAACTGCTTGGGTTAATACTCTTCCACTTTTGTCGGCGGTCCAGTTTCACTCAGCATGGGCTATGGGAATGGGCATCAAC TTCCTTTCAGCAAATACACGCAACTCCACTTTAGATATGACAG gGAGTGGTATTTATGCCCCAGATGGTCCAAGAACATATTATTATaatactgaaacagaaaatggtcACCTTCTTGTGACAGAGCTGAGTTCACGTCCACGTTTATCTCCTGGCTATCCTCCTGCTGTTAACTGGAAGTTGTATGCCAGCAGTATCAACTGGCTTCCATCAAATGACCATTATTTCAGTGGAGTCGTTTATCATGATCTCTTCTCCTTCACTGAACTCACTGAACCTGAGGGAAATCGTGCTATTTGCCAGAAGGACCTCTGTTGCCACCTGAGTTACAAGAtgacagagaagcagaaagatgACGTTTATGTTCTGGGTGCCTTTGATGGGCTACATGTTGTTGAAGGAGAGTATTATCTGCAG GTATGCACGCTGCTCAAGTGTAGGAGCACAGACCCGAGCACATGTGGGCAGCCGGTGGAGACTGCGCAGACCAAGTTTGACATGTTCTCCCTCAGCGGCACGTTTGGCACTAACTACGTCTTTCCAGAAGTCTTACACAGCGGGGTGCAGCTGGCCCCTGGGGAATTTGAG GTACTAAGTGATGGGCGTGTGATAAGCCGGACTGGTACGTCTGAGCCAGTTTTGAGTATAACGCTCTTCGGAAGATGGTATGAAAAGGACCCTCCACACACAGAGCAAGCTTCACCATGA